One genomic region from Diceros bicornis minor isolate mBicDic1 unplaced genomic scaffold, mDicBic1.mat.cur scaffold_73_ctg1, whole genome shotgun sequence encodes:
- the RAB11B gene encoding ras-related protein Rab-11B — MGTRDDEYDYLFKVVLIGDSGVGKSNLLSRFTRNEFNLESKSTIGVEFATRSIQVDGKTIKAQIWDTAGQERYRAITSAYYRGAVGALLVYDIAKHLTYENVERWLKELRDHADSNIVIMLVGNKSDLRHLRAVPTDEARAFAEKNNLSFIETSALDSTNVEEAFKNILTEIYRIVSQKQIADRAAHDESPGNNVVDISVPPTTDGQKPSKLQCCQNL; from the exons TGGTGCTCATCGGGGACTCAGGCGTGGGGAAGAGCAACCTGCTGTCACGCTTCACCCGCAACGAGTTCAACCTGGAGAGCAAGAGCACCATCGGCGTGGAGTTCGCCACGCGCAGCATCCAGGTAGACGGCAAGACCATCAAGGCGCAGATCTGGGACACTGCCGGGCAGGAGCGCTACCGCGCCATCACCTCCGC CTACTACCGTGGCGCCGTGGGCGCGCTGCTGGTGTACGACATCGCCAAACACCTGACGTACGAGAACGTGGAGCGCTGGCTGAAGGAGCTGCGGGACCACGCCGACAGCAACATCGTCATCATGCTGGTGGGCAACAAGAGTGACCTGCGCCACCTGCGGGCTGTGCCCACTGATGAGGCCCGCGCCTTCGCAG AAAAGAACAACCTGTCCTTCATTGAGACCTCAGCTCTGGATTCCACCAACGTCGAGGAGGCCTTCAAGAACATCCTCACAG AGATCTACCGCATCGTGTCGCAGAAGCAGATCGCGGACCGCGCAGCCCACGACGAGTCCCCTGGCAACAACGTCGTGGACATCAGCGTGCCGCCCACCACCGACGGACAGAAGCCCAGCAAGCTGCAGTGCTGCCAGAACCTGTGA